CCAACAAGCGAAAATTAACAGGTAATGAAAGGGTGAATGTTGGTGAGAATGTATCCGCAGTGTTACAACGGAAAATGCCGGCAAAATGCAAGGATAGgggcatgtttgcaataccatgcaaaataggccATATGGGAATTAAAAAGGCTATGTGTGATCTAGGggcttctataaatgtaatgccatattctatttatgaatcacttaacgcggatttttttgacaaaaacaggTGTTATCATTTAATTGGCGGACAGGTCTGTTGTGCATCCAGAAGGAGTCCTTGAGGATGTTCTGGTAAAAGTTAACGATCTTATTTTCCCTGTAGATTTTTATGTGATCAAAATGGAGGAGGATAGCACTCCTGGATCTTCAGATCTCCTACTGGGTCGACCGTTCCTTAGTACAACTAGTACTAAAATTGATGTTCGAAGTGGAACTCTCACGATGGAGTTCGATGGGGAGATCGTAAAGTTTAATGTCTACGATGCCATTAGCCATCCAACCGAAATCTTGAGCGTAAATCGTATTGACATAATTGACTCTTTGGTGGAAGAGaattttgagtcaatttatggagataattctgaacttaatgaatttgaatttgttaacGAGTTATTATCTTCAAATACTAAACTGCTACCTTCTGTTATACAGGCACCAGAGCTGGAGTTAGAACCCCCAGGAAAGGCTAGGAAATTAGACAACCAAGAGTTAGAAGAAATTCACAATGATGCCTACGAGAATGCTCACATTTATAAAGACAAAACAGAGTTGTTTCACGCTAAGAGAATAGCTCAAAAGCGTTTTTCGGTAGGACAAAAAGTTTTACTTCATAACCCCGTGTTAAAGTTATTCCCAGGTAAGCTTCGATCACGATGGCAAGAACCTTTTATTGTTACTAAAGTGTTCACACATGGAGCGGTTGAAATAGAGAGTGAAGAATCTGGAAAGCAGTTCGTAGTCAATGGCCAGCGGTTGAAgccattttatgagaattttcaagcccACACGGTTGATGAAATCCATTTGGAACCACCATAGAACCAATAACGgcgtcgagctaacgacgttaaacaagcgcttgttgggaggcaacccaatttttatttttattttttattagttattattatttttctttactttatttattactttattttattatttattacttatttggatattaatcaatttttcttcttttgcttagaaaaaaaatgaagcaaaacCGTTAAGCAACACTTAAAGCGTATTGAGGCTTGACTTGAAACCTTTGGCCAGCAATTGACCAAGCTCATTGCCATCAGTTGTGATCACACGGggagtttttctaaacttttttacctatttatttcttttcgtccacattgaggacaatgtgcttTCAGTAGGGGGAGGTACTCTTCGTTATTACTATCATTTTCTCTTTGTGATTTTGGTTattgttctttgttctttgtgattatttttggtGGTGTTGCTTTGCTTGAGGCTTTATTttgtccatatttatttttttggaatctCCTGCCTCTTTTCATGCCCAAGATTTTTACCAAGAATTGCCTACTGTTTGACCTACAAGCATGATTCTTGTTTTCTGAGAAAATTACGAATTTTCCATAATTGATGCCATCTCCactgttttattcttattagactaaaaataattgtgattcataaagttaactttatcttgcttttcataaaattgatcaagtttaaatacaaagtggacacttaatatgttgcatgctaaaatatgttgatgactattaaggtaattactgaaacttattttcgacacttgattattattattccttttttcctctaaagtcctcataaaaaaagttattattaatgTCGTTTAATGTTTCCGTGGTTATGAGTGCGACTTAAAACGTGGTCGATGAGTAACCggggtagggtgcttgggttgtcatcctatttcGTCAAAAGGTTGTGTGACGTGTTAGATAAAACTCCGCTAACTGGAATTAATCTTTAAGAACATGTTAATGAAATGTAACCGGTGGGTGCTTGGtgtcatctctcttcgcgtcaaaaggttcgatgtgttcttaagaaaaattataataaattagagTCTTGAAAATGAGTAACTGGGGTGGGGTGCTTGGTTGTCATCCCTCTTCACGTCAAAAGGTTCAGTATATTCctaaagcaaaaaaaagaagaaaaaaataataatttggggactaaaggaggaaacaaatagggtgtcttggtaagtttggtaatttacctaattttcattaaataattcaagccgattctaatttttgtgtgtattaattagaaaactttttctattttacttaaagcaagcttagggttttctttatttttcatatgcatttttgaCTGATTTCTATAAAACTTTGGAAGTGGTATTTCTTTTATGGCAGAATCTAACATTCATAGTAGATACAaaccatacttgagggcaagcatgggctaagtagggggatttgataacactctagaataacgtatttttatgtattaattatgtatttattctgagtatgatcctgctaatttgagctatttatgatcttttatctcatagggactaaatttgaggcaaaagtgaaattaagggacaaaagcgtgaatttagagataaaatgggccaatgagCGACACAAGGagaagttggtgccaaaagtgcaagcatggaggacacaagggttgaaatgcaaaaagaagagattttattctattaaactctattttaattatattaggataattaatattgagataattattaaaaattatttttaggattttattttatctttatttatcttcaattaaatgtatttatcttttaggaatttaagtaggattagaatatctccccttacactataaatagggggtaaAGTGACTCAAAGGGGGAtcccatcttttctttttctgtaaatactctctccccaaaagtctaggcttttgttcttttcatatttcctttcaataaaatctttatttttattttatttattttcttttctaccacaaccatgagccactaaatccatctagccgaaggttgtcaaaaatccccaaaaggttcatgaggcttagaatccgtacttagcctcctcgctgagtattcatcgtttctccgcactatggggctgacgcttccgtccaagtcccttaagaagtaagtttttcaacgtatgcaaaggcggccgctttgtatgttttgggaaggttgcacagtcggttcgttagcttactgcgtcagaggttggcaagcccaagagacaaaatggcgtgggattcgccattgagaagcgttgatctagcataagatgATCCCACaaaagcgattgttggctagagtcaggttccactaaattttaagtctaaatccttggagctggtggtcgtaggcatcctcttccactataactggcttattcagtttgggaaggatcatctaaaagcagaggattgaacccaaggtagagcgagacaactggaggctggaatctcccataagaattttctttctcttaactctatttttaatttctcgaattttcatttcaatattcttaattctgtttttattttattttttcatttctaaatccaacaatttaattctgttattgtttttatttttttcaggaaCGTAGGTTGTCTTCGGCAAGACTCTGCCTGggatttcacggaacaagatattttgcaagtctagtccctgaggatttgaccctacttcccttttactattctttttcattatttattagggatatgatatttttggtgctttcgaTGACCACATCATCTGGGTATGATTTTTGTCGATCTGAAGTAGCTTTCAGACAATCACGGATtactttcactttctcttcgGTTTCTCTAACCAAATCAACCCTGTGAATCTGTTTCTCattgagctcagtccaatacaaaggagtTCTACACTTGTGACCATACAATGCTTCGTACGGTGTCGTCTGTATACTTGACTGATAACTGTTGTTGTAAACAAATTCAACCAAAGGTAGGTATTTTTCCCAACTACCCtcgaattctaaaacacaacattggagcatgtcttcaagaatcTAAATTACTCTTTCGGATTGATTGTTATTTTGCGGATGAAATGCGgtactaaaattcaatctcGTACCCAATGCTTCTTGCAACTTTTTCTAAAACCTCAAAGTGAACTTCGAATCTCTATCCTAAATAATAGACATAGGCACTCAGTGTAATCTCACAATTTTAGCAATATACAACTCAACCAACTTATCAAGTGAGTAGTTGGTACGTACCAGTATAAAGTGAGTCaattttgtcaatctatcaacaacaactcaaacaacatctttctttttaggAGTCAGAGGCAAACTtgtcacaaaatccattgtGATTCTGTCCTATTTCTACTGGGGAACCATCACTGGCTGAAGTAAACTCGAAAGCATCTGATGCTCAGCCTCAACTTGTTGAAAAATCAAACACTCTGatacaaattcagaaatatatctttttttataCCTTGCcaccaatataatttctttaaatcattgtacattttagtACTACCCGGATGAATTGACAAACAACCAATATATGCCTCatgtaaaattttctgaatcaactcatcattcttcggtacacatatcCTGCCTCAGAACATCAAACAATCATCTGAACCGATCTGAAAATCTGAATCATTACCCGATTCACAATGAGATCTTTTAGCTTGCAATTCCATGTCATTCTTCTAAACTTCACAAATCTGCTGAAGGAATAATGGTCTAGCCTTCAACTCAGCCAAAATCGAACCATCATCAGAAAATGTCAAACTCATAGCTCTCAAAGCATACAATGATTTTCTGGTCAAGGCATCTGCGACTACATTCGCTTTccctggatgataatcaatcactagctcataatcttttaataattcgAGCCACCTCCCTTGTCACAAATTTAAATCCTTTTGATTCATTAGATGCTTCAAACTTTTAGGATGGTAAAGATTCAGCATTTCTCACCATaaaaataatgacgccaaatcttcaaagcaaagacGATGGCAACCAATTCCAAATCAAGCGTCGGATAGTTTTTCTCATGCGATTTTAGCTATCTCGAGCCACAAGCTACCACTTTGCCATCTTGCATCAGCACACACCTAAGACCATTCAATGACGTATCACTATATATCACAAAATCTTTCCCCGACTCACATTGTACCAAAATCGATGCTTCAGTCAATCATGCTTTCAGCTTCTcgaaactttgttgacatttatctGTCCACTCAAAATTTACATTCTTTTGCAACAACTTAGTCATAGAAGTAGCAATCATCAAAAATCCTTAGACAAAACGTCGATAGTACCCAGCTACCACAATGCTGACACTCGGGTTTATTAGACCTCACATTAACCACACTTGCCATTGAAGTGGCTTGAGCTTTAGAACCCAAATATGATCTCCCATAGTCTCGGTGTGAATACCCAGCTGAAATAGTTAATCGAGGATTCATCTCTTTGGACTTCTTTGACTTAGATTGGAATGACTTACTCATTGGCCTTTTTCTTGCATCTCGAGCCTCAATCacagcttttctcttttctttgttcaGTTCTTAGGCCTTGCAAGCCCGATCAACCAgtaccacaaattctttcagtTCTAAAATCCTAACTAACAGtttgatgtcttcatttaacCCATCCTCAAATCTCTTACACATGATAGCCTCTATGGACACACACTCCTAAGCATATTTACTGAGTCtaacaaactctctttcatattcTGCCACAGACATTCGGTCCTGCTTTAACTCGggaaattctttacgtttctaaTCAATGAATCATTGCCTTATGTACTTCTTTCTGAATTGCTCCTAGAAAAAATCCCATATAACCCTTTCTTTCAGAACCACGAATGCTAGTGTCTTTCACCAATGATATGTTGAATCCCTTAGTAAAGATATAGCATATTTCAGGCATTCTTTAAGAGTATAAGATAGCTCATCAAATACCTGAATAGAATTCTCAAGCCAAAACTCTACTTTCTTGAGATCATCATCTATATTAGCCCTGAATTCTTTAGTCCcttgcttttaaattttatcaactagAGGATTATTCAATCTTACCAAATCAAAACCTTGGGGAGCTACGGGGACCAGTTGGGGAATAGGAGGGGGTGAAGGAAGTTGAGAATTCGAATTCGCTATAACAAATTCTGTATACCAATTATTCATCAtatggaagaaggcttctcaaGCCCCATCTCTCTGACTATGTGTTCTAGGTCTACTATCCACTAGTGCGGCCCCTTGCATAGGATCTAGCGCATTACTCTCTACATCATCATCTATAGCTCAGtcgggatccatttactatataaaaacataatataaattgtcaggagtcatcacactatcacagtaTATTTATGGCATGTGTAGATTGACTTTCACACCCATTATGTTAGAAAACTTGAGGAATTAGGGGAAGGGTGTTGAAATTGTGGAAAAGGAAGAACAGAGGTAACAATCAAATTTTTGATAAACTCCCTCCAATCCCTTAACTTTCTCCCATATCTGTAACTTCCCTCCTAAAAACTGTCCATCACACTCCCACTAACCCTCAAATTCCCCTCAAATTGTCCACCCTAATCTCCTCAACAACCGAATTCAAAATCCACTCCAACTCTACAAAATTTCAGTCAAACTACAACACCCACACGGCACAAGCAGTAAAAATAAATCCCATTTTTGGCAAGTACTTGAACTCTAGACCTCCTGCTCATTTGCCCtccatttaaccaccagaccagcaagcccattctgacatatttttaccaacttttaaCTATAAGCCTATTGAACAAaagcaatgatttatttaattaaaacaaagatgTAGCTCAAgacaagacttgaacccaaaacTTCTCAAACATTCCCAGGACACATAACCATTCACACAGacaaatatttgtgtcacaaaaacacagaaataaatatataagagaTTTTTGGGGTGCTACAGATGGGCTTTTTGAGGTTTTACTcagagtgtagggatgggtgggttgatttaatccttacagTAAGTGTTGGGTTGGACTGagatggtgtgttggttggatggGTGGGTTATTTTATAACTCATTTGCAGTCACTCATATGCATCTGATTGAGCTGTGACTGAATGTGATGGTACTACGCGACTGAAAAGCATTTGTGCCTATGTAAATTCTGTAAACTCTGACTGTATCTGATTGACTGAGTAGATACTTATGTCTGAATGAGAATTTTTGATTGTGTGACTGATTGTCTCATATGACTACAAGGCACTTATGGCTTTGTGTAATTATTGAACTCTTATTGTAACTGACTGGTTGAATAGAACTAGTGACTGATTGTGATTCGTATTACTCGATTGAGATTTCTATCTCAAGCTTACTATCTGTTTCTGTAAGTATGTTCTGCTTTGGAACTACTCTCTGGTTTTCTGCTCTAAAATAGTAGTTGATGGTTTCTAATCTCACATtgagctcgtgtagctcaccccCTCTTCTATTTCCCCTTTCAGGTACCTTTCAAAATTCTGTTGCTGGACCTAGTACGCGGAGGCCTCGGACAATCACGGTTGCAAaagattattttggttttattttctgatttatATCTTGATTACACTGTTTTGGAATTGTAAAAGAGTTATAATATTGTGGTACAATTTCTGTTTTAGACTTTCactcttttatttgatttcgaCTATGTATTAAacttatttgtaatttatattaaaatattttatgcaatGGAATATTCGGTTAGATATGATAACTTGtttgtaaaaaattttcatgatcacttcggtgatcaatgTAGCATCCTGAATTCGGTCTAAACTTTTAGGTCGcgttgggggtgttacaataataaattatattatttataaaattattaatttaaagacCAAAGTCGTTACATGATCCTATATCATATCcttatgttatataaatagacaaatatatttaaaataatactttttatatgttaattgaCAGTATTGGGATTTAACTGTCAGCCTTTTTCATTAGTGCTTGAAttctttaatataaaattaagatgACCATAAAATATATTGTGATTGTTAGCACTAATTAATGGTTATGGATGTTTATGctttcaattttctcttttaaccTCCACTGTTTTCTTCTTTAGTTAAATCACACCACTATAGGGTGAAATTTGTTAGGCCCACAAAACCTTTAATTGATGACTTAGACTTgctttttgtttcaattaatgtaatttacccacAATTCTCTTCTTAATTTCATATGAAGCAAAAAGAGATATGGGTCCTGAATTCTTCAATAATATGAATCAGAAAATGTCTTTTACTTTTTGACAATAATCACTAATTAAGGAGCAAATACTGGGCCTGTTTTGCTGTTGTTTTTATTTCCACTTCACCTTTAAAATGTATTCTTCACTTTTTCTTACTAATAAACTTTTAAACACTACTTAGACTTACTTTTTGTGTTAATAATTTCAACAAGTTTCCTCTTAGTTATTTATAAGGTGAGAGAGATTGATTGCTAAGCGTAACCTTAACAAAtatagttaatttattaatttatacatCAATGATCAAACTCATGAATCGAAGAAGATTTTACCTTTTCTAGATTTTCATCGAATtgggttttttatattttattttacgatTTTTGTTATGTAGTTTTaagtttagttttagtttttaattttaatccttctttgtttttattttcttttattaaagaaatagaattatCATCTGTTTATGTGGATTCGACCCTACTCATTGTTATAATGTAATGTCCCAAAAATTTGTGTTTTGAattgttagaattaaattagtccctatatattagatcaaatagaaaaatgattcttctattaaaaatttcacccatttctaTTGCTAAAAATTGGTTCCTTTACATCAGCATGAGGTACACGCGGTACATCACATATTATTGTCTAGTTATTCTGTCAGTCAcgccaatttttaacagtacaaatagatgaaaattttaagagagactctttaatctaatgtataggaactattttttttagtagaaaagacaaaatacaatttaatttttagtacaaAACTCACCATTATACTTTCACCTATTTCAagcatataatattaaattaagaataGTAGTTATACTTATATTCAACCATCATCTTCAATCTAAAAAATCACAGGTAAACCCTAGTATGCTATCccataataatttataaatatttacacttttataTTTGGAAAGAGTTGTATTATTGGCATGAAACAATGTAGGGAAACTTGTGATGGAGACATTTGCataaattatagatatataaGAGGGAGGGAATGGTAAAAAGAGGATGATTGAAACTGTGCAGGTCAAagttttgtatgtatatataattaatgaagGGACCCCATTGAAGCATAGAGTGTAGCAAGGGTGACCCAGTTCATGTGAGTATTGTATGAGTTATTGGGAATTTATGGGAAATTTTGCTTGGCCTTAATACGGAAATTTATCTCTTATACAATTAATAGTAAGTTTCAAATGTGCTATTTAGTTTAAAAAGGTTATATTAGACTCCAAATTTTAggaaatatatatgattgtatcaaaaattttatataattaattatttacatggatcaaaattaattttgatttataacgccaaaaatttgtattttgaattgttttatataccactaaaaattaaattaatt
This sequence is a window from Gossypium raimondii isolate GPD5lz chromosome 5, ASM2569854v1, whole genome shotgun sequence. Protein-coding genes within it:
- the LOC105767194 gene encoding uncharacterized protein LOC105767194 → MGPIYEITSHTKIDFRNSRKVQQTLNFQKETKNFQKKTEVSIRELTTSIEKLTSQGKLPSQTEPNPRKNANAIMLRSGKVLESIPDRNLAQEITQEKPKKNEQVRPKPPLPKIQPPFPERFNRCRRGKEDKEIVKTFRNVEINISLLDTIKQIPRYAKFLKELCTNKRKLTGNERVNVGENVSAVLQRKMPAKCKDRGMSVVHPEGVLEDVLVKVNDLIFPVDFYVIKMEEDSTPGSSDLLLGRPFLSTTSTKIDVRSGTLTMEFDGEIVKFNVYDAISHPTEILSAPELELEPPGKARKLDNQELEEIHNDAYENAHIYKDKTELFHAKRIAQKRFSVGQKVLLHNPVLKLFPGKLRSRWQEPFIVTKVFTHGAVEIESEESGKQFVVNGQRLKPFYENFQAHTVDEIHLEPP